One Capra hircus breed San Clemente chromosome 3, ASM170441v1, whole genome shotgun sequence genomic window, TGAGCTCCTCAAGAGGAGGGCCACGCAGGATGGTCAGGGAGGAAGTGGGTGGAACGCAAGACTGCCCCTAGTGTTAGGTGTGGGAATTTCCAGCCTGTGTGACTGCAGAGGCCGGGGGCCCCCACCTTCTCTCTGCATTGTCTCACTGTAGCTGTGGCCCGTGGTTTTCTCTTCCCTGTCACTCACACCCTCTGCTGTGAACATTTCCTTCCACATATGTGGCAGGCTCACCAGCCAATGCAGAGGCTTGGTTGGCATCATTCTGATCTGCTGAAGGGACTAAGTGTGGTTGACTGACACacatatggcttttttttttttaattcccctcCTCCCTTTCAACATTGAAAGGCCTCAAGCTCTGGACAGAATTAGAGACCAGGGGTGTGTGATTCCACATTTAAACTCCCCACACATACGGGCCCCCAGAGGGATGGTCTGGGTCTCAGATCTGAGTCAAGACCTTCTGGGTCCTGCGGTCCCTTTGTGTCTTTCAGACTGGCTGCTCCTCCAGGCCTCATTTCCCATGCCCAGCTCTCTCTGTTGTTTAATACCCTTTCATCCCAATTCCAGCTTCAGGAAAACAGAGGGCATGGGCTGAGGTCAGGATTATAAGTATCTACCTCAGCCTCTATTCcttaaactataaagaaattaaaaatatttcctcagCAAAAGGATTAAAATGACTGGGGAAAAGTACACAGCCGGCTAATGAATGGCCCACTCAGGTCACTGCTGGCTTGAGACAGGGTCCCCGCTGAAGTGAAATTCCACGTTTACTAACATGCGCTAAGTAAGCTAATATTTGTTGGATGCCCATGACTTTCCCCAAGGACACAGGTCTCTGCTGTGTCCCCCTCACATGCTGTCTCCTCTCTCAGACTGGCTTCTCCCtcatctccctccttcccttagGGAAGGGATTTCACTCCGGGTCCCCTGTATCCTCCTGCAGAGGCCTCTTGGGCCAGACAGGGCTGCAGCTGCGTCTCCCAGGACGGGACGAGAAGACAAGCATATCTGAACACCTATTGTGTGCCAGCAACTACTGTAGATAGTACAGCTAATGGTGCTATTGTGACTAGTTCcgcatatgaggaaactgagccccagAAGAATTCATTATTTACCCAGGATCACAGGGTGCACGCATGAAGGAGCCAGAATTAGAGACCAGAGGTGTGTGATTCCACATTTAAACTCCCCCACACATACTGGCCCCCGGAGGGATGGTCTGGGTCTCAGATCTGAATCAAGACCTTCTGGGTCCTGCGGTCTCTTTGTGTCTTTCAGACTGGCTGCTGCTCCAGACCCCCAGCCTCGTGTTCCAGGAAGGGGAGCCCATCATGCTGAggtgccacagctggagaaaccACCCTCTGAGTAAGATCACGTTCTACCAGGATGGGAAATCCAAGACATTTTCCTATCTGCGCTCCAACTTCTCTGTCCCACGCGCCAACCTCAGTCACAGCGGCCAGTACCACTGCACAGCGTTTCTCGGGAAGACGCCACACTCGTCACAGCCCGTGAACATCACTGTCCAAGGTGGGGGCTCTCTCAAGatgaaaggaagggagaagagatGGATAGTTAGGAATAAAGTCACATGGTCTCAAATGGAGATTTGAGAAATGCCATAGTAGCAAACCTGGGCTTTGGGGCCAAGGGCAAGGGTATGGGTAACTTGATAAATGGTGTCCAGAGCTTGGAACCCTCAGCTCTCAGGTGACAGGTGACGAGGCTTTTATTCCACTTTGAAGTATAAGCCCATCACACCAAGCACAGCAGTGAAGCAGAGCTTTCTCGTTGGTGTAGAAGTTCCCAAAGCTCATGGACATTCCTAAGAACTGaagttttcctaattttttctCATGTTTCATGATATGTCCATTCATCCCAAAGGTATAGCATGTTCTTACCAGTTTGGGGGTCCAGTGTTGGAGGCTTCAGGTTCATGCTCCCTGCTCTCCCCACGGGCTAAGAGAAACCCTTCCCTCCACCTTAAACACTCAACAGTGTGCCTTCATTTGATTAGCAGAGTAATCAAAAGGGTATGGGGGAGGCACAAGCCCACTCACAGAACTCCTGTGCAGGTGAGGTTGGGGGAGGAAGCGAGTGTTGcattggaggagggcagggagggtgaaGTGGCATAGGGAGGGTACTGCCTGTCCTGAGGTCTGTCTTCCCCAGAGTCCAGCTCGAGTGACCCCTTGTCGACGACGACAGCTGTGGCTATAGGCGCTTGTTTTGCTGCAGTGGCTATTGGTGCTGCCATAGCAGCCTGGTTCCGCCTCAGGAGAAAGCCAATTTCAGGTTTGTGGTTCCTCTTGGTCCCTCTTGTTATCAGTTCCTTCTTAGCCAAGGCCTTAACCCCAAACATGGCTAGAACCCTTATCTTTGGGCTAGAGAATCCTTAGCATTCAGATATAgtcccatattttatttattcattcattcattcaagaggCCTGAACAAATTGGCTTATGTGTCAAGCACTGTGATAGACTCTGCGGATGATGCCAAGTTAAAGAACAGTTCAGCCTCTGCCCTTAGGGAGTCCATAATATTGTGGAGAAGACTGAAGTACAAATAGTACGATAGTACAGAGAGCAACTGGAGGGAATAAGACCAGTATTGGAGAATGCATAGGCTACAACAGGGGTAGAAGAGCCCGAATGACCCAGCACGAGCTGGGCCAGTTAGAGGAAGCTTCATAGGGAGGTAGTGTTGCATGGTGTTTGAAGCTCAACTGGTGGGGTCAGACTGCCTCAGTCCAAATCTAAGCGCCTCCGCTCACCAGCTGAGAAACGTGGGGTGAGTTAGTCTCTGTGTGTTGAGAAGACGGAGCTGGCGTGTTAAGAAAGTGCACATCATGACCAGCTGAACGAGGAGGCACGAGCCACCCACACGGGGCTGGCGGCTCCTTTAGCATCTGAACTCCTAGATTGGGGAAGTGAAAACCCTGGGTCGTTTTCATTGAAAATACAGTTTCAATACATTCTCATAAAGGAAGTAGAGTCACAAGATTTGCCACTCAGAGATCCCAGAAATGAGAAGGGGTGGCAGCCCTTTGCCCCAGGTCATGGGTGAGCAGAGAGGATGGTGTCAAGGTGGAGGACACCAACATATTTGTGGGCTTAACATCTAAGTGGTTGTTTTGAAAGATGCCCCAGGAAAATCAAGGTGAGAACTTAACAATGGGAATCCTAAACTCAAGTCCTTATCTTAAATGTCCAGACACTGGGAGTAAGCAGGGTGATCATACTGTAAAATTCTTAGATGGCAACTCAGGGaaacaaagttgtttttttttttttttccaggaaaacaGTTGTTTTTCCTCATCATATTCAACTTctatgtgcctcagtttcttcatctgaaaaatgaggacaCAAATAGAACCTGCCTCATAAGGTTATGAGATTGAATGAGCCTGCAGCTCTTAtaacagtgcccagcacacagctAGCATCATGTAGTATGGGCTGTTAACATTAGGAGGAGGTGATGTTTGAGGCTAGCAGTTAACCAGGCAAAGAGGGTAGATGAGCATTCCAGGCGTGGGGGCTGAGACATGGAAGTGAGAAACACTGTGGCTAGGGTGGGGCTCAGGGGGAAGAGTAAGGAGGGTGCTGGAAGCACTTTGATGCCTTCGAAGCCATAAATGgtgaagcagagaaaaagaaggtGAAGCAGGGCAGAAAGTTCATGGAATTGACATAGGCTGCCTTTAAAGAACGAATCTGTATTCCAAAGGGCGCAGGAGGGCAGTAAGCCTGCCTCTTTGTTGTATGTTTCCTTCCCCTTCCCAtcagcacctagcacagtgcttgCCACACAGTAAGATGATTAATAAACATCTCTTCACTGATCACCTGAAAAATGTCAGCTCTTGGAAAGCAGTCTCCTTCCCCCCATAGTATTAATATTACTGTGAAATTgctgagagagaagggaaggtgcTATAGGAATCAAGTAAGCAGAGCATCATAATTCTGAACACCGTAAAGCTAGCTTACTGGGAAGAGAAAGTGCTAAAGTTATCCAGACCCAGAgaaagtaaaagggaaaaaagactcAGAGCCACTGACAAAGAAAATAATACTACTTATACCTCACAAAGCACTTTGCAATTGGTTCATAGCCAAGACCTCAGTTACCGGTGATAAGTAAATGTACAGCCTCAGTGagaaaaattgagaggaagaaagagatgcTTTTAAGAACCGTGCAATGGAACGGCCTTTCTGACAGTCCCATGAGTCCCTACTATTAACCTAGCCAACTTCTATCTCTCTAGACCAGCCCTTTTAGAGGCTAAGGTAGTctctggggagtggggaggagaggaatgTCTGTGGGAGAAGGGTGTGTATTGGTTCTAACCCAGTCTTGCCTCTGGTCTGTGGTCCTGAAGACTTAGGTTCTACCCCGTAATCCTACTAACCTCCATGTGCCCCTCCTAGCTCTCTCAGGAACCCCTGAGCACAGGGAAATGGGGGAGACCCTCCCTGAGGAACCAGGTGAGTGCAGCTCCCCTCTGCGGGCTCAGTGACACCCTGCCGTGTGCATCAAGAAGCAGCTTGTGAGcacaggagagggagggggcagtgggaggagggcaggggctcAAATCTCTTGGTCAGTTCTGAGACTAACTCCTGGGCCTGAAGAGGACCTCACTGGAAATGAGGAGAAGATGAACACCTATCCTAGATAGAGAAACAATGGCCTTGTCTGAGTTTCTGGGGCTAGAACTGCTAGGGGTATTTCCAGAGCAGGACATCAGAGATATTTAGGTCTTTCTGTGGAGCTTTGGAAGAGCTGGCACAGGGTGGGGGTTAGATGCTGTAAGACTAAGGCAAATAGAATTAAAGAGAGAAAACTctagaggaaaggagaaagaggccACGGGAATAAAGTCTAGATTCGCTGCAGTCTGTGTCTGTGGATGGGGTAAGAGTAGATGGGGTGAGCGATGGGGTAAGGGCTCAAGTCTTAGTGGAACATGAAGAGAAGATTTTAGGCCGAGAAAGTTCTATGTACTAGCTACATTAGTGGGCTTTCCTCTGTTGACAAAGCCTGGATCTAATGCCCACTTCTGTAGATATGTTAAATGTGGGCCTGGCACTAACTCGGTCACTATCATAAAATGGAATCTTGAGTGTCGTTTCCTCTCTTGGGGTTTAATCACCTCACTGAGGAAATGAGTGCATTGGCCTGGAGGACCTCGAAGCCTTCCAGGGCTGACATTCTGAGAGTCAGTGCCCATCAACCCTGGCCCAAGTGGGAATATGTTAAAGGAGCAGGAGCATTCCAGACGATTTCCTGACTGTAGTTAAAACCAGAGCTCGGAGGGACCTGGAGCTTTCTCTGGGGGCTCCCAGACAGCAGGAACAGACAGGAAAAAGAAGCCCTTGAGGACCCCACCTCGGATGGCTGGAGTATGACTCAGAGCAGAGCCAACAGATTTGAGAGCTTAGCAAAATGGCCTAGCTGTCCAGCTGCACTTTGAGCAAGACCCATAGGTCCTGTGGCCAGGCCAAGTGGGGATACGGACCTGAGTCTGCACCGGGGCCAAATTGAAGTAGAAAAAAGTGTCCGAACACAAGTGGATTAGCCGTTTTGATGCTTGGTTCTACCACTGGCATAAATATATTTCACAAGGTGTTTATTTCACAGGAAGACACTGGGGCTGATTGTTTCCCCAAAGGCTCATCTAGGTTGCTGGGATTGTAGAGGGATGCATTAGAAGGAGGATTCAGGACATGGTTTGTTCCAGAAGTTGGAGCATGGCATACAGGGACTTCTTGTGTCCTGGAGATGAATGAAGACACTAGACGCATTGTCTCAGACTCCTTCCCCACTTCCTGAGGAATGCTGCTTTGCAGATACTGAGCTGCTTTCCGCACTGGCAAAGTGAGTTTGTTGGCAAAAACATGAGGAAGTTTGGATGTGTTTTAGATCTTTACCAAGGAGAGTACTGGCTGGCTTGCTTGCTTCCTTCTTTCATCTCTTCAGCCTCCCTTGCTCACTCTCacgctttctttctttttgatgtgaGGGAGTATGAGATTCTTCAGAGCTCCAACAAAGATATACTATTGGGCTGGCCAaagagttcattcaggtttttctgtaccaGCTTCCAGAAGAAtctgaatgaacattttggccaacccaatacatctGGCTAACCTGGAAAGGTCCTATCTGTGGCTGGCAAAAaatctgaattacttcactctaaTAGtgaacaccccccaccccaccccacccaacacACATCTCTTACCCAGTATCTCCAATCCCAAAAGCTTCGAAAAAAATAGTGATTTTCTGAAAAGTGTAGTACAGATGACTGTCCCCCTTTGCTAATGTAGCTGGTGGGGGCTCCATGTCTGGGATACTGAGGGTGGGCTGGGAACAAAGCTTTCAGCCCGCAGGGCTGAGTTGGGGTCAGTGGTCCTCGCCTCAAGCCTGGTTTGGGCC contains:
- the LOC102186356 gene encoding low affinity immunoglobulin gamma Fc region receptor II isoform X3, producing MGIPSFLAFPAAWRDRAHCTPWHPWGHMLLWTALLFPAPVPGKPDLPKAVVSIQPAWINVLREDHVTLMCQGTSFYAGNLTTWFHNGSSIHTQKQPSYSFRANSNDSGSYRCQREQTSLSDPVHLDVISDWLLLQTPSLVFQEGEPIMLRCHSWRNHPLSKITFYQDGKSKTFSYLRSNFSVPRANLSHSGQYHCTAFLGKTPHSSQPVNITVQESSSSDPLSTTTAVAIGACFAAVAIGAAIAAWFRLRRKPISGKQLFFLIIFNFYVPQFLHLKNEDTNRTCLIRL